In the genome of Ptychodera flava strain L36383 chromosome 13, AS_Pfla_20210202, whole genome shotgun sequence, one region contains:
- the LOC139147855 gene encoding medium-chain acyl-CoA ligase ACSF2, mitochondrial-like, with amino-acid sequence MSLSGKSYLHAASGIPFTGKTLCDALDQSAAEFPDREAFVFASKSTKQRITFKKLREDAIRLAAGLVHLGLKPGERVGIWAENCYEWITSFYAMAYAKLVCVRVVVGFNEVYFEHLVNKTKMAALIIGPGDQERVLSNVAPELSNKTNEHYTGKEATLRTVIRLGIGRKLGMICYEEVMKMGDDEDFGRVGQLRETVDPDDEMMMLTTSGSTGLQKVVVRSHRISLENVHVYSRHWTQIVGADICYMAMNMFAHGSGELSLIAGVSHGFTVIVPDSNSDAESLVNFIREERVTVAFLQYTFVLDFLRYADVDKLNKSRLKYVFTSGNLAPAETLERVRKELNLNIFTVLGITELGHVTFNNNPEKFWKIGYPIDHFEVKIINDSGKIVPRGRVGELCARSPYTMVRYWDDEEQTKSAIDESGWYRTGDMCKMEEDGCLDIIGRKSDIIIKDAGNIYPVEVDQVLVRHPKVKLSRTIGVPDQRFIEEVCACVCLEEGEEVTVEELLQFARRFLPEFHVPKYILFVDSIPCGPTGKVRIQELQAKAMTMFGI; translated from the coding sequence ATGTCATTATCTGGAAAGAGCTACCTGCATGCTGCATCAGGCATTCCGTTCACCGGGAAAACATTGTGCGATGCACTCGACCAATCAGCTGCCGAGTTCCCTGATAGAGAGGCGTTTGTCTTTGCTTCGAAATCTACAAAACAACGtatcactttcaagaaactgcGGGAGGATGCCATCCGTTTAGCTGCTGGTTTAGTTCACTTAGGTCTGAAGCCAGGTGAACGTGTCGGCATATGGGCGGAGAATTGTTACGAATGGATCACGTCATTTTATGCGATGGCCTATGCAAAGCTTGTTTGCGTCCGTGTAGTGGTTGGTTTTAATGAAGTATACTTCGAACATCTGGTgaacaaaaccaaaatggcaGCTTTGATTATCGGGCCTGGTGATCAAGAAAGAGTTCTGTCGAATGTCGCACCTGagttatcaaataaaacaaacgaACATTATACAGGTAAAGAAGCAACCCTTCGTACTGTGATTCGTCTTGGCATTGGGAGAAAGCTAGGAATGATTTGCTATGAAGAAGTGATGAAGATGGGAGATGACGAAGACTTTGGACGAGTTGGACAATTACGAGAAACCGTTGATCCTGATGACGAAATGATGATGTTAACTACCTCCGGCAGTACAGGCTTACAAAAGGTGGTGGTGAGATCGCATAGAATTTCTcttgaaaatgtacatgtatacagtcGACACTGGACACAAATAGTGGGGGCAGACATATGCTATATGGCAATGAACATGTTCGCGCATGGAAGTGGGGAGCTGTCCTTGATTGCGGGCGTGAGCCATGGTTTCACAGTTATAGTGCCAGATTCAAATTCTGACGCAGAAAGTCTTGTAAATTTTATCAGGGAAGAACGTGTTACAGTAGCTTTTCTACAGTACACATTTGTCTTAGATTTTCTTAGGTATGCGGATGTGGACAAGCTCAATAAGAGTCGTCTGAAATACGTCTTCACAAGTGGCAACCTCGCTCCAGCTGAAACTTTGGAAAGGGTTCGAAAGGAGTTAAACTTGAACATCTTCACAGTACTAGGAATTACAGAATTGGGGCATGTAACTTTCAACAACAATCCGGAGAAATTCTGGAAAATCGGATACCCTATAGATCATTTTGAAGTCAAGATTATCAATGACAGCGGTAAGATCGTACCACGTGGTAGGGTTGGCGAACTGTGTGCCCGATCACCTTACACAATGGTGAGATATTGGGACGATGAAGAGCAAACAAAATCAGCCATAGATGAAAGCGGCTGGTATCGCACAGGCGACATGTGTAAAATGGAAGAAGATGGATGCCTTGACATCATTGGGCGAAAGAGCGATATCATCATTAAAGATGCAGGAAATATTTATCCTGTTGAAGTCGACCAAGTTCTTGTCAGGCATCCAAAGGTAAAGCTGTCAAGAACTATCGGTGTGCCAGATCAGCGATTCATAGAAGAGGTCTGTGCCTGTGTTTGTCTTGAAGAAGGAGAAGAGGTAACAGTAGAAGAACTTTTGCAGTTTGCGCGCCGATTTTTGCCAGAATTTCACGTGCCAAAATATATCTTGTTCGTCGACTCCATTCCATGTGGTCCAACGGGTAAAGTGCGCATTCAAGAACTTCAAGCAAAGGCTATGACGATGTTCGGAATTTAG